The Prochlorococcus marinus str. MIT 9301 genome segment AAATTTTTGAAATCTGAAACATTAAAATAAGGATGCAAACCAAAATTTATAGGCATAGCAAAATCTGTTTTGTTATGGATTGTAATTTCAAATTCTAAAAAGTTAATTTTTAAGGTAACTTTAATTTTTAGTTCGAAATCGAAAGGATAATATTTTTTGGTTTGTTTAGATTCATTTAAGAATAAGCATAAAAATTTTTCATTTTCATTGAAGGAGTATTGCCATTGCAAATCCCTGGCGAAACCATGTTGTGGTAATTGCAAATAACCATTTCCAAAAATTGAACTAGAGGTATTGAGATTTCCACAAATTGGAAACAAGATTGGAATGCCTCCCCTAATACTTTTTGTCTTGTCCATAAATCTTGTTTCATCGAAATAAAGTATTTCATTACCATCCGAAACCCAATTTGTAATAACTCCTCCTCTTTTAGGACAAAATTTAATGTAATTATTTTTATCTAATTGAAAGACAAAAATTCCTTGGTCATTATTTGATAATTCAAGTTTCACGATTATTGCTTAAAGAGAATCAACCCAATCTAAAATATGCTGATTAACTAATTCAGGTATCTCATCATGAGGGCAATGTCCTGCGTCAAGAATAATTTCTTTTGTATTCTTTGGTGTAAATTTTTTATATAGATTTCTTTTTTTTGGAGTGTTCATCCAGGGATCTTTCCCTCCCCAAAGAAGTAATAATGGTGCATTTAGTTTTGCGAATAGCTTATCCAACGGCAACCCCTGAGGACCTGATGGGTTAAATACACTCCTAAAAACATTAAAAGCTCCGAAATCTAATGAAGGCTTCCTTATTGACTCAACTAAAAAATCATCAACATTTTTTTTATCAACATACACTTGATTTAAAGTTTTTTTTATATTTTTTGGATTTCTCATATTCTCAAAAATCAAACGTTGAAGAACAATATTTTTCAAAAATATGCCAGCAACTGTTTCAATTGAAGTTTGCAACATATTCTTTTTGATAGTTTTTTCTTCACTAAAATATCCTGCAGCATTCAGTAATATCACCCCTGCATTTAGATCATTTAATTCTGCACCAGCTGCTAATGCTGCATAACCACCTAATGAATTTCCAACGACAATTGTAGGTTTTTTTATTTTCTCTTGTACATAAGCAACAACCTGATCTTTCCATAAAGATCCTGAGTATTCAACATCTTGGGGCTTAGGACTTTTTCCAAATCCAAGAAGATCCATCGCATGAACTTCATATTTGCTACTCAAAATAGGGATATTGAATCTCCAATGATCCGTAGAGGCACCGAAACCATGAATTAATAAAATTGCACATTCTTTTGATGTTTGCTCAGGCTTGGCAGAAATAGTATGTATTGGGTAATTTAAAAAATTCCAGTCATAATTTACATCACTATCTATCAGAGCTGATTTTTCCATTTAATGAAAATATTATATTAGTTAATACTAATAAAATTATTTCCTAAAGAAGACCTACAGGATCAGCAGCAACATCATCTGAAATTTTATTGCCATCATTTGGTGGCTTATCTTTTAGAACAATTCTCAAGAGAACAGGTGCAAGAAATGTAGTTCCAATAACCATTAATAAAATAGCTGCTTCAAGAGAAGGAGTTAACAACTTAGCGCTTGTTCCTAGCCCAAGGAAAATTAAACCAACCTCTCCTCTAGGCATCATGCCCAAACCTACAACTAATCGATTAGTAGGTTTATCACTCGAAAATACCCATCCGGCAGCAATTTTTCCAATAATTGCTACAACTAATAAAAATCCTGCAACTACAAGAGCTGACCTACTTGTTGGATCAAGTGGATTAATAACTGATAAATCCATTCCAGCTCCAACTAATACGAAGAAAATAGTTGCGAATAACGATACTAAAGGTAAAACGGATTGTTGAATTGCGTGATTATTTTTAGAACTACTAAGAATTAGTCCAGCTGCAAAAGCACCTAAAGCTGCTTCCAATCCAATGGCTGTTGCGACAAAACAACACAGCACAAGTATCACAAAAGAAGCTACCACTACAGCTCCAGGAGCCTTTAATCTATCTAATAACCAATCAAACCCTGGGGCTGCTGTTCTACTTAATGCGATAGCAGCAATAACAAATACTACAGCTGCAGCAACTAATTTAACAATAGGAGCAATTTCTAAAGTACCTCCTGCAGCAAGAGCCACAACAACAGCCAGAATTACAATTCCCAAAATATCGTCTAATACTGCTGCACCAATAACAATTTGTCCTTCTCTGGTTTTTAAATATCCCAACTCACCAAAAACACTAGCAGTAATTCCTATACTTGTTGCTGTCATAGATGCTCCAGCAAAAACTGCTGGAATTAGATCTACCTGGAAAATAAACATTAATCCAAGAGTTCCAAAGGCAAAAGGTAAAATTACACCAGCCATAGCAACTGTAAAAGCTTGAGCTCCTACAGCTACTAATTCCTCTAACTCACTTTCTAATCCTGTCAAAAATAAAAGAGCATATAATCCTAGAGTTGCTACTGCTTGGAGGGATGGAAAACTTTCGAAATAAACATCAGGTACTGCTTCTGGGGGGATTGACGCCAACGAGCTAATAACATTTACAAGTCCTTCATTTAATTCGGTTCCTGCCGAGGGCGGTATCAACAAATGGAATCCTGATGCTCCTATTACAACCCCTGCAAGCAGCTCACCTACTATCGTTGGTAAACTCAGTCTTACTAATACTTCTGCTAATGCTCTTGCAGCTAAAAATATCAGTAGAAACCTTATAACTCCTATCAAAGTTTCAGCAACTTCTAAATCATGTGCACTTAATTCAGCAAGTAAAGGATACATATGAAATGAGAGAAAAAATAAACTACATAATTGGAAGATAGTTTATAGAGGGCCCACTTTACGAAATATGTAAAAAAAAAGCAAAAATACTCAACAAGTGTGGATCTGAAGTTACAACAAAGAAATTTTCAAAAAAATAGCTATTGTCTGTTATATGGCTAATCCAATGAAATCCAACGAACCCTTCGATCTACGCTTGCCAACTCCCGGCTGCTACTTAGATCCTGAAAAGGCTGGTATGGATTCTGATGCTGTTTTTCAAGGAATGACAGCTCATCTATTTTATACCCTTGGAAAGTTAGCTACTTCTGCAAGTCCACACGACTTGTACATGGCTTTAAGTTATGCAGTTAAAGATAGGCTAATGACAAGATATTTAGCCAGTCAAGAAGTCATAAGAAAAAAACCACAAAAAACAGTCGCCTACTTATCAGCAGAATTTTTAATAGGCCCTCAATTAAGTAATAATCTTCTAAATCTTGGAATAACTCAAGAGGCAGAAGATGCTTTAAAAAGATTTGGCATTGAATCATTGTCAACAATTCTTGAAGTTGAAGAGGAGCCTGGATTAGGAAATGGTGGACTTGGCAGGCTTGCAGCTTGTTATATGGAATCATTAGCATCTCTACAAGTTCCAGCAGTTGGTTATGGTATTAGATATGAATTTGGAATATTCAATCAGTTAATTAGAGATGGTTGGCAAGTTGAAGTAACTGACAAATGGTTAAAAGGGGGGTGGCCATGGGAACTTCCACAACCAGACGAATCATGTTTTGTTGGTTTTGGAGGCAGAACTGAAAGTTATAGAGATGATAAAGGAAACTACAGATCAAGATGGATTCCCTCTGAACATGCTATTGGAGTCCCTCATGATGTTCCAGTTCTAGGATATAGAGTAAATACATGTGACAGATTACGATTATGGAGAGCTGATGCAACTGAAAGTTTTGACTTTTACGCATTCAATATTGGTGATTATTATGGTGCAGTAGAAGAAAAAGTTGCATCAGAAACTCTTTCAAAAGTTCTATATCCAAATGATGGAACTGACGAAGGTAGAAGATTAAGACTCAAACAACAACACTTTTTTGTAAGTTGTTCTTTGCAGGATATGTTGAGAAGTCTAGAAAAAAGATCAATACCAATAACAGAATTTCCTAAGCATTGGACGGTCCAATTAAACGATACACATCCTGCTATTGCAGTTGCAGAATTAATGCGACTTCTTATAGACCAATATCAAATAGGTTGGGAGAAAGCTTGGAATATAACAACCTCCTCAGTTGCTTATACCAACCACACACTACTTCCAGAAGCTTTAGAGAAATGGGATTTAGGTTTATTTAATGATCTTCTTCCTCGCCATCTAGAAATTATTTATGAAATTAATTGGAGATTTCTACAACAATTAAGACTGCGTTATCCAGGTGATGACAAAATCCTTCAAAAACTCTCAATAATTGATGAAGAAGGCTTCAAATCAGTTCGCATGGCTCACTTGGCTACAATTGGAGCCCATCATATAAATGGTGTTGCAGCTCTTCACTCAGATCTTATAAAAAGACAACTTATGCCTGAATTTGCAGCATTATGGCCTGAAAAATTTACAAATGTAACTAATGGGGTTACTCCAAGAAGATGGGTTGCCTTATCTAATCCATCATTATCTAACCTTCTTGAAGAAGAAGTTGGTCCGAATTGGATTACAAATATGGAACTTCTTAAGAAGTTAGAAGAAAAAAAAGATGACAACAATTTTTTAGAAAAATTTGAGGAAACTAAACTTAATGGCAAAAGAAAATTATCTAGTTTTGTCCATTCAAAAACTGGAATACTTGTAGACCCATCAAGTTTATTTGATGTTCAAGTAAAAAGAATACATCAATATAAACGGCAACATTTAAACGCTCTTCAAATTATTGCTCAATATTTAAGAATCAAAAATGGTACAAACAAATTTGAAGTCCCAAGAACAATAATATTTGGAGGTAAAGCTGCACCAGGATACTTTATGGCAAAGCTGATGATTAGATTTATAAATGGTATTGCTGACGTAGTCAATTCCGATCCAGATATGGATGGTCTATTAAGAGTTGTTTTTCTACCAGACTATAACGTTAAACTTGGTGAAATAGTTTATCCTGCAACGGATCTTTCAGAACAAATTTCAACTGCTGGGAAAGAAGCATCTGGGACTGGAAATATGAAATTTGCAATGAATGGAGCTTTAACTATTGGAACCTTAGATGGAGCTAATGTTGAATTAAGAGATCTTGTGAAAAAAGAGAATTTCTTCCTTTTTGGTAAAACAGAAAGCGAAATTATGGATTTAAAAAACAATAATTATTCCCCAAAAACTTTTATTAATCAATGTCCAGAACTTAAAGAGGTATTACGCCTCATTGAAATAGGTCACTTTAGCAATGGGGATAAAGAATTGTTTAAACCTTTATTAAATAGCTTGACCGGACATGATCCATTCTTTGTTATGGCGGACTTTGAAGACTACCTAAACAAACAGGATGTAGTCAGTGAATGCTGGAATAATAAAAAAGCTTGGAATAAAATGGCATTATTAAATACTGCTAGATCAGGATATTTTTCTTCTGATAGGTCTATTAGAGAGTACTGCGAATCTATTTGGAAAGTATCTCCAATGCCAGTTGAAATTACTTGTGATGTCGAAGAGTTAACTAATTAATATTTTTTTTATCTGGTGAATCTGGAGTTTGATGAAATAATCTATTCAAAATTAATCGATCCATATTTAATGGGTCTGGGGCTAATTCATTTGCAATTTCTTTAAATTTAGATTCAATATTGTTAGAAATTTTTGTATCAAATATTCTTTCCATTAATGCTTCAATTGAATATAAATAGGCATTAACACTTTCAAGTTCATCTAAAGCTTCAGTAATTTCTCTATCAGAAATATGTTTTTCTGCTGGAGCGATGTCTTCATTTGATTCTTTTTCAGATAATTCTCTCTGCAACTCTTCAGTAATTTTTGTACAAAGACTTCTGAAAGATTGAATGGATGCCCAATTCAATTCTTGTTGCTGCTTAAAAGTAGGAAATTCTCTAATCAGACGATCATGCTCTTTATAAAATCTCTGACAATCAGAGCATTGACAGGGTTCTTCAGCCAAAAGAAAATAAAACTCTTTTTATATCATCTCACTATTTGGGCAAAATTGTAGGACCATCCAATAATTCGTCATTTTCATCGAGTGAATCTGGACTATCTGGTAATGGTATCTCGATACTAGTAACCAAATTAATAACATCTCTTAATCTCATAGAATCGGCAAACCATCCCATTGCTTGCTCGGCATCGCCTCTTTTTTCAGCATCATTTGCTTGATCTTCGTGAGCTTCAGCTAACAGAGCAAGCCAGCACAGGCACCTTGCTTGAACTATTGAAAGATCTAAATCATTAGGTTGGGATTTAGAAATACGCTCATGCTCTTGTTGAATTAAAAGCTTTAAACGCATATCATGCAACTTAGCCATAAAAGATTTATTACTATCTATACGCTAGCTAGAGAGTAGCAATTTTGCACACATACTACATATAGTTTTTTATTTTTACGGGACTGGCGGGAGTCGAACCCACGACCTACGGTTTAGGAAACCGTTGCTCTATCCTGCTGAGCTACAGCCCCAATAGATGATTTTTGGAGTATTAAGGACTATGCTAAATGAAAGCAGGAGAGGCAATCGCAAGAAAGTTTTATTTTGGAAACAAAATAAAACTTTCTTGAGGAAAGTCCGGGCTCCCAAATGGTCAGGCTTGCTGGGTAATTCCCAGTGCGGGCAACCGTGAGGATAGTGCCACAGAAACATACCGCCTAATACTTTATATGTATGGCAAGGGTGCAAGGGTGTGGTAAGAGCGCACCAGCAACATTGAGAAGTGTTGGCTAGGTAAACCCCGGCTGGGAGCAAGGCTTAGTAGATTTATGACCATTACACAATCTACTTTGAAGCGCCGCTTGAGACTGTGAAGTAATTCCAGTCCTAGATAGATGATCGCCCATCTTAATTAAGATGAACAGAACCCGGCTTACGACCTGCTTTCTAATTGTTTTGATTATTAAAATCAGATGACAAATATAATTAACACAAAGAGAATTAATCAAATAACTACTTTTTTAAAGTCTTTAAATATAAAATCAAAAAGATTTTCTGAAATAATTGAAACTCAAAACATTTCAGTTATTCAAGATTTTAACCAAGCATTTATCCATTCCTCTGAGGACAAAATAATAAATTATGAAAAACTAGAATTTTTCGGAGATGCAGTACTCAGATTAGCTGCTTCTAATTTTATTGAAAAAAAATATCCTCAATTAAGTGTAGGAGAAAGATCAGAGCTAAGAGCACAAATTGTAAGTGATGAATGGCTAACTAAATTAGGGAGAAAAATTGAAATAGATAAATTAATAATTAAAGGACCTAAAGCTCTTGGTGATGAAAATTCAAAAAATACTATTATTGGAGAGGCTACAGAAGCTTTAATAGGTGCTGTTTACAAGTGCTTTAATTCAATTCAGGAAATAAACCTTTGGTTAGATAATATTTGGGAGGAAGATTCAGAACAATTTTTAAAAGCTCCATATAAATACAAATCTAAGACAGTATTGCAAGAGTGGTGTCAAAGTAAAGGTTTTGATTTGCCAGTCTATAAAATAATGGAAGTCTCAAAAAAAAATGGAGACCTTAAAAGATTTTCTTGCGATATTTTTATTGAAGGATTAAAAGAATCATCTGCATTCGGGAAGTCCCATAAACAAGCAGAAACAAATGCAGCTAGAGTTTTGATAGAAAAATTTATAACTAAAGGTAAAATCTAATTTTTAAACTATTTCTAAATTCGTTAGCTGAAAAGTTATGAGCTTATCCCAATTACCTCCTTCAAACAATACTGCTGCTCTTTTTTTGGTAACTCTTTGTACAAAACCTTTATATCCTCTGTATATAGAATTAGTGTCTTTTACAACAACAAAAGAACCGGGAAGTATGGGTTTAGTAGATAATTCCATAAAACACTCTTTTTAATACAATATATGATAAATAAAAATGAATGGTTGACTGTTGGATTGATAACATCATGTCATGGAATTAATGGACAGGTAAAGGTTAAATCTCTAAGTGATTTTGAAGAAAGATTTTTAAAACCTGGAATGCGATGGTTGCAAAAAGAAAATGAACCCCCTTCAAAAATAGAACTTATATCTGGTTTCAAACAGCCTGGTAAAGAAACCTTCATAGTTAAGTTACAAGGAATAAATACAAGAAATGATGCAGAGCAACTGAAAACATTTAAAATTCTCGTAAGAACTGACAAACTACCCAAATTAAAAAAGGAAGAATTTCACTTGTTAGAACTAATAAATCTCGAGGTCAAGACTTTAGAAAACGATGAATTAAAAACAATTGGGAAAGTTATCAATTTAGAAAATGAGAAAAATAATTTACTTATTATTGAACTATTTAAAAATCAAAAAAAAGTTCTAATACCATTTGTAAAAGAAATCGTGCCATTAGTAGATATAAAAAATCAATTTGTAATCATCAATCCTCCAAATGGACTTTTAGAGCTTTAAATTAAAAATATCAAAATTTGCAAGAAGCTAATTATTCCACAGTTACACTTTTAGCTAAATTTCTTGGTTGATCCACGTCAAGTCCCCTGTGAGCTGCAATATGGTAACTCAATAATTGTAAAGGCAATATATTAAGTAGAGGTGAAATCAATTCATTAGAAGAAGGAACTTTCATTAAATAATCAAAGATTTCAGTTCCATTACATTCAGGAGCAATCCCAATCAAATATGAATCTCTAGCTTTTGCTTCTTGAGCATTACTGATAACTTTATCAAAAACTTCACCAGGAGAGGCAATAGAAATTACAGGTACTTTTTTATCTAATAAAGCTATTGGACCATGTTTCATTTCCCCAGCAGGATATCCAGCTGCATGAATATAACTAATTTCTTTAAGTTTTAAAGCACCTTCA includes the following:
- a CDS encoding galactose mutarotase, whose translation is MKLELSNNDQGIFVFQLDKNNYIKFCPKRGGVITNWVSDGNEILYFDETRFMDKTKSIRGGIPILFPICGNLNTSSSIFGNGYLQLPQHGFARDLQWQYSFNENEKFLCLFLNESKQTKKYYPFDFELKIKVTLKINFLEFEITIHNKTDFAMPINFGLHPYFNVSDFKNLEFVDNPLNCQDQERNTISNTLDELKKINLGVDLLMYTSGRSSFRDKIFKREVTLNHPYPFDLGVVWSDPPRRMICLEPWTSPRNSFVDGFRNIMIPSNDSKRFNASIQIKSLK
- a CDS encoding alpha/beta fold hydrolase, yielding MEKSALIDSDVNYDWNFLNYPIHTISAKPEQTSKECAILLIHGFGASTDHWRFNIPILSSKYEVHAMDLLGFGKSPKPQDVEYSGSLWKDQVVAYVQEKIKKPTIVVGNSLGGYAALAAGAELNDLNAGVILLNAAGYFSEEKTIKKNMLQTSIETVAGIFLKNIVLQRLIFENMRNPKNIKKTLNQVYVDKKNVDDFLVESIRKPSLDFGAFNVFRSVFNPSGPQGLPLDKLFAKLNAPLLLLWGGKDPWMNTPKKRNLYKKFTPKNTKEIILDAGHCPHDEIPELVNQHILDWVDSL
- a CDS encoding cation:proton antiporter, encoding MYPLLAELSAHDLEVAETLIGVIRFLLIFLAARALAEVLVRLSLPTIVGELLAGVVIGASGFHLLIPPSAGTELNEGLVNVISSLASIPPEAVPDVYFESFPSLQAVATLGLYALLFLTGLESELEELVAVGAQAFTVAMAGVILPFAFGTLGLMFIFQVDLIPAVFAGASMTATSIGITASVFGELGYLKTREGQIVIGAAVLDDILGIVILAVVVALAAGGTLEIAPIVKLVAAAVVFVIAAIALSRTAAPGFDWLLDRLKAPGAVVVASFVILVLCCFVATAIGLEAALGAFAAGLILSSSKNNHAIQQSVLPLVSLFATIFFVLVGAGMDLSVINPLDPTSRSALVVAGFLLVVAIIGKIAAGWVFSSDKPTNRLVVGLGMMPRGEVGLIFLGLGTSAKLLTPSLEAAILLMVIGTTFLAPVLLRIVLKDKPPNDGNKISDDVAADPVGLL
- a CDS encoding glycogen/starch/alpha-glucan phosphorylase produces the protein MANPMKSNEPFDLRLPTPGCYLDPEKAGMDSDAVFQGMTAHLFYTLGKLATSASPHDLYMALSYAVKDRLMTRYLASQEVIRKKPQKTVAYLSAEFLIGPQLSNNLLNLGITQEAEDALKRFGIESLSTILEVEEEPGLGNGGLGRLAACYMESLASLQVPAVGYGIRYEFGIFNQLIRDGWQVEVTDKWLKGGWPWELPQPDESCFVGFGGRTESYRDDKGNYRSRWIPSEHAIGVPHDVPVLGYRVNTCDRLRLWRADATESFDFYAFNIGDYYGAVEEKVASETLSKVLYPNDGTDEGRRLRLKQQHFFVSCSLQDMLRSLEKRSIPITEFPKHWTVQLNDTHPAIAVAELMRLLIDQYQIGWEKAWNITTSSVAYTNHTLLPEALEKWDLGLFNDLLPRHLEIIYEINWRFLQQLRLRYPGDDKILQKLSIIDEEGFKSVRMAHLATIGAHHINGVAALHSDLIKRQLMPEFAALWPEKFTNVTNGVTPRRWVALSNPSLSNLLEEEVGPNWITNMELLKKLEEKKDDNNFLEKFEETKLNGKRKLSSFVHSKTGILVDPSSLFDVQVKRIHQYKRQHLNALQIIAQYLRIKNGTNKFEVPRTIIFGGKAAPGYFMAKLMIRFINGIADVVNSDPDMDGLLRVVFLPDYNVKLGEIVYPATDLSEQISTAGKEASGTGNMKFAMNGALTIGTLDGANVELRDLVKKENFFLFGKTESEIMDLKNNNYSPKTFINQCPELKEVLRLIEIGHFSNGDKELFKPLLNSLTGHDPFFVMADFEDYLNKQDVVSECWNNKKAWNKMALLNTARSGYFSSDRSIREYCESIWKVSPMPVEITCDVEELTN
- a CDS encoding ribonuclease III family protein produces the protein MTNIINTKRINQITTFLKSLNIKSKRFSEIIETQNISVIQDFNQAFIHSSEDKIINYEKLEFFGDAVLRLAASNFIEKKYPQLSVGERSELRAQIVSDEWLTKLGRKIEIDKLIIKGPKALGDENSKNTIIGEATEALIGAVYKCFNSIQEINLWLDNIWEEDSEQFLKAPYKYKSKTVLQEWCQSKGFDLPVYKIMEVSKKNGDLKRFSCDIFIEGLKESSAFGKSHKQAETNAARVLIEKFITKGKI
- a CDS encoding NAD(P)H dehydrogenase subunit NdhS — encoded protein: MELSTKPILPGSFVVVKDTNSIYRGYKGFVQRVTKKRAAVLFEGGNWDKLITFQLTNLEIV
- the rimM gene encoding ribosome maturation factor RimM (Essential for efficient processing of 16S rRNA); this translates as MINKNEWLTVGLITSCHGINGQVKVKSLSDFEERFLKPGMRWLQKENEPPSKIELISGFKQPGKETFIVKLQGINTRNDAEQLKTFKILVRTDKLPKLKKEEFHLLELINLEVKTLENDELKTIGKVINLENEKNNLLIIELFKNQKKVLIPFVKEIVPLVDIKNQFVIINPPNGLLEL